The following coding sequences are from one Chondrinema litorale window:
- a CDS encoding pirin family protein: protein MAINPIKKIAPLGFPWETSDPFLFCVHHEDFYPVGNEKMGPATSLAGRRLGNDFTVKDGFRMYHGKTVPGFPAHPHRGFETVTIARKGFVDHSDSLGAAGRFGEGDVQWMTAGKGVQHCEMFPLLNEEKENPFEIFQIWLNLPKAKKMAAPYFSMLWNDTIPIYSFSDANGKTTEVNIIAGEIEGIKAPTPAPDSWAANPENEVAIWTIKMEAGAKWILPQASEAANRSIYFYKGSSIKVAEQAVDNYKAVHLHAAEETLIENTGEEAYILLLQGKPINEPIAQYGPFVMNSQREIQEAYSEYQQNHFGGWPWPTADHVHDRSKGRFAKYVDGTVVEKKD, encoded by the coding sequence AACCCAATAAAAAAAATTGCACCACTAGGCTTTCCTTGGGAAACCAGTGACCCTTTCTTGTTTTGCGTACATCACGAAGATTTTTATCCGGTAGGAAATGAAAAAATGGGCCCGGCAACCTCATTAGCTGGCAGAAGGTTGGGAAATGATTTTACTGTAAAAGATGGTTTTAGAATGTACCATGGCAAAACTGTTCCGGGTTTTCCGGCACACCCGCACAGAGGTTTTGAAACAGTAACTATTGCACGTAAAGGTTTTGTAGATCATTCAGATTCGTTAGGTGCAGCAGGCAGGTTTGGAGAAGGAGATGTACAATGGATGACAGCAGGTAAAGGCGTACAACACTGCGAAATGTTTCCACTATTAAATGAAGAGAAAGAGAATCCATTTGAGATTTTTCAAATATGGCTTAATCTGCCCAAAGCAAAGAAAATGGCAGCTCCTTATTTCTCTATGCTTTGGAACGATACCATTCCGATTTATTCTTTTAGTGATGCGAATGGGAAAACAACAGAAGTAAACATTATAGCTGGAGAAATTGAAGGAATTAAAGCTCCTACTCCTGCGCCAGACTCTTGGGCTGCTAACCCAGAAAACGAGGTGGCTATTTGGACTATTAAAATGGAAGCCGGAGCAAAATGGATACTTCCTCAAGCATCTGAGGCAGCAAACCGAAGCATCTATTTTTATAAAGGCAGTTCAATAAAAGTAGCTGAGCAAGCGGTAGACAATTATAAAGCAGTACATCTACATGCAGCCGAAGAAACACTTATCGAAAACACAGGAGAAGAGGCTTACATTCTTTTATTACAAGGAAAACCTATTAATGAACCAATAGCGCAGTATGGTCCATTTGTTATGAACTCTCAAAGAGAAATACAAGAAGCATACAGTGAGTATCAGCAAAACCATTTTGGAGGCTGGCCTTGGCCAACAGCAGACCATGTGCACGATAGGTCTAAAGGCAGGTTTGCCAAATATGTAGATGGTACAGTTGTGGAAAAGAAAGATTGA